The segment tttttgtaactaagaTTCTTttcgccacccagcttcgaaacccggccacagcgatttaacatccttactgctggggcgctggaccccttcgggggatatttgggaaagtggctgcccagacaccagagatatcaaaaaaaaaaaaaaactaagattcTTTTTTATGCATTTTCATTCTTTTGTCGAGATTATGCATTTTCATCTTTTTAGTTTTGGTCAAATGCATTTTCATCTTTTCAGGGtgaaacttatacaaaatcatcAATGTAAAGTATACGTAAAACCAACAAGGAAGTTAAAGACTACTTAAATGAGTAAAAACCTTTTCTTACAAAGAAGTAAAGAACAACAAATCTACTAAAAATTAACTATGGTAGTTTATGTAAATGTGTAACATTCcgttaaattagttttttttaaacattgcgtaaaaattaataaaaacaaactatatatatatatatatatattattttcggAAAGAATGCTTTAAATGGATGAAATCAATCTAATCCAAGCACACATGGTTTCTTATACCTCACATAACTATCATCACTCGTTCAAAATGTTTTTGCATACCTCTCAAAAGGGCGTATGATGACTTTCTCAAACTTCCCATTATACCATCAACACTTGGTCGAGGAAGACCATCAAAGGGCTATTGTTAGGAGAGTCCAAAAAGAATCTACACCTTAGTCAAGTTTGCAGGGCATGTTTATTACCAACAAGGAACgatcaacttttttttcttaaaaaaagacGAATTAGAAATACAATCAGTCTTGAACATAACCGGATGAAATATTTGTATTAGAGCCTTAGATTTTTCAATCTGatatacataaatttattttcttttgatatgaTGATgcatacataaatttataacatccaataattaaactattttttctatattatttagaacTCTTGAAATTTCAGGAAGagatcttttttctttctttttgaacacCAGGAAGAGATCATAATCAAAGGGTTGGTTATGCAAAGCCTTGCGTCAACGTCAGTTCAAAGTAAAATGATTCTATACTTACTTTCTAGGTATATATTTATTGAAATCACGTAGTATTTTGACAACCTATTTACATTTCTTCTCTAATCAAACTCACGCATGAAAGAACAGAGAGATTAAAGTTTAAATgtatatcaataaaatttatgtcGACATAATCTACAACCAATAGAAATCTCTAGAAATATGAGGCTACAACCAGTATAATTCACTACGAATGGACCCATTCGCTCCATGTGCTAGCTATAACGAGCACATCAAACTAATAACATCTGCTTTTTGTTATTGCCGCCAGTCCTTTATTTGATGCCGAGTGTTTAAAATGTGAACTAAAATATCTAGGAAACAGTTAAAAGATGGTCTCTCTCTCAGTCTTTGTCATATTAATAAGAGAGTGAATTaatctaaaacataaataaaaactcCAACCGTGAATCCAGCCATGAAACTCTTttcaatatctttttattttattttgttctcaGAAAAGCTCATTTTATAGTTTGTTCCTTTCTTCTCTACCTCTCACTCCTATAGAtctgtttctttgttttcttaccCTCTTTTGCTTTCAACTTCTCTTCcagtgagagagtgagagagaatgGATAAGCTTTTGTTGCTGGTAGGGCTTAATGTAGCTTGGCTGATACTAGGAACTCAAGCAAATGAGTATTTAGACTTCAATGTAACAGAGATAGACCGCATTGAGGAACTAGAGTTTGGATTCTCCAAATACAGTTCCAATTTGAACCCTTTACTCGTTGGTCTCACTTTTATCAGAGGAGCTGACTCAGGAGCTGGTACTCTCTCTGCTTCTGTCACTAGATCTTCTCCATGTCTctctttatttacttttatgTGTTCTTTAGAAGTTGTCTACCCCTTTTACCTTTTTGTGTGTTCTTCACTTTATTCACTTAAACTAcattcttctcagcttgtttGTTTTTGTCTCTTGTCCCCTTCCAgattttaactttgtttttacGTTTACTGTTATGTATTCCTCACGATTCCTGCTTAGGaaaaaatgtatacaaaaacaaaattaatgtaatgtttaattttttagtaACTTAATATACTCAGAGTATGTTATGTTCTGTGATGTGTCactagaaaaaaaacattacagtGATTTAACATTGATTTGGTTGTGTCTTATCACAGTTTGTTTGGATGGAACATTGCCTGGATACCACTTGCACCGTGGACATGGATCTGGAGCTGATAGCTGGCTCATTCAATTAGAGGTTCAGTGAATGATTTGTTGTCTATGAGAAGCTACTGTTTATAACTCTTTTCAttgttaaaatgtttattatgaTAAATAGGGAGGAGGATGGTGCAACAACGTCAGGACATGTGTATACAGGAAGAAGACTAGACGTGGATCATCTAACTACATGGAGAAGGAGCTTCAGTTTACAGGAATATTGAGTGATAAAGCTCAAGAAAATCCTGGTTTAGTCTCTCAAATCTTTGTTCATGTGGTGTGACCATGTAATGTAATTTTGAGGATTATTGATCCGCATTGTCTTTTTTTGCAGACTTCTTTAACTGGAATAGAGTTAAGCTTCGTTACTGTGATGGCGCTTCTTTCAGTGGAGATGGACAGGATGAGGTTAGAATCATTACACAATTGAGTTAAATAGAGTTCATAAGTGATCCATTGATGTTGCTTTGGATCAGTCAATGCTTGATTTGATCTTAGTTCTATACATTTGAGCATCTTTTACAGGCTGCACAGCTTCAGTTTAGAGGGGAGCGTATCTGGAGAGCAGCCATAGATGATTTGAAGGCAAATGGAATGCGATACGCTAGCCAGGTTTGACACTTAAAAAACTTCTTTTGATCTCACACTTCAGGATCAAAGGCAAAGAGTATTTTCTTATGGAACTGTTAATGTTGTGTCAGGCACTTCTATCTGGATGTTCAGCTGGTGGTTTGGCAGCAATATTACGCTGCGATGAGTTTAGGAACTTGTTCCCTGAATCCACCAAAGTCAAGTGCTTGAGTGACGCAGGCTTGTTCTTGGACACAGCTGATGTGTCTGGTGGACGAACAATCAGGAACTTATACAATGGTATAGTAGAGTTTCAAAGTGTGAAGAACAACCTGCCTCGTATGTGCACAAACCATCTTGATCCAACTTCggtaatacatttttttttgtactctCTCATCCTGATGATGTTACAAAACGAACAGTTTATGGACCTCCTTTTGTGTCTGTGCAGTGTTTCTTCCCAGAGAATCTGATCAGTCAGATGAAAACTCCTCTTTTTATTGTCAACGCAGCATATGATACATGGCAGGTAGGAACATTACATTTGCTTAGGTATTCTCCTTTGAATGTTTAGGCTCACACAACAAGTTTCTTATAATCAGATTCAAAGCAGTATAGCTCCAACATCAGCTGATCCTAGTGGGTTTTGGCATGAGTGTAGACTCAACCATGAAAAATGCACCTCTGGACAGATGCGGTTCTTGCAAGGTTTGTTGAAACTTGTGGACTTTACTTTTTCAAAAGTGTTGCATCACACTAACTGTTTTGATCTTTGTATCCTGAGAACAGGATTCAGGGATCAGATGCTGAGAGTAGTTAAGGGCTTCTCAATGTCTAGACAGAATGGTTTGTTCATAAACTCCTGCTTTGCTCACTGCCAAACCGAGAGGCAAGATACTTGGTTTGCAGATGACTCCCCTGTCATAAGGAAAAAGGTAAACAAACACAGAGAAGCAAAGGCTGTTTGTTCCAGGATCTTTGTCCCTTGTGAGAATCTGATCTTGGCTTTGTATATTTGAATGTAGGCGGTGGCAATAGCTGTGGGAGATTGGTATTTTGATAGAGCAGAAGTAAAGTTAGTTGACTGTCCTTACCCTTGTGACAGGAGCTGCCACAACTTGGTGTTCAGATGATTGACTATATACATACCTTAGAAAGCTTCTCTCAAATGGAGAGGGTTTTGTATCCTTAAAGCATTACCAATGCCTCATTGGAGAATTGTATGATTGATCTGTGCTTCTCtggaaaacaataataaaacccGAAAACAAAGTTTAAATGCAATCACAGAGAAATGATTCTTCTAACTAATTTTGCATTTCATAAAGAGATCTCTTTCATAAATatcaaacaatataatataGTAAAGTATAAGGAAAGTAGAGACTAGAGAGAATATACAGAGTGTGTTGACACTTCACACCCTGGTTCTAGGGTGAGAGACAGCTATACAGTGTTCCCCACTTTTGTGATGATTATATATGTTGAGCGTTTTTCTTCAACAACTCTGCAAATAATAATCTGAAACTTTTGAAGTTTGAACCCTGTCCACTCCTTCTGAATCTTCTTTCATGGCTTCTGATTCTCAGACCGCAACTGCAACTACATCTGAAAAGGTAAGCTAGCTCAGATATTCTCCCTCTGGTTCCATAGAATCTTATTATTACATAGGtttatactcatctatgtgtGTATTATATATGTACCTGCAACTATGAAAGTTCGGTTAGAGTGAAGGAGGGAAGATTGGTTGTGCATCTTTCATTGTTTTGGAATGCTTAGTATGGTTCTAGTTCTCTTTTTCTGTAAGAATCTGGAGAATAATGAAACAATAATTAGAGGGAAAACAAAAAACTTTTTAGAAGTTGTTGATTATAGCACATGGACATGGATGTTATATGAAACCATCTTTGTCTATAGTTTtctagaaaaaatattttacaaatatgattatagtttcaaaataaGCAATAGTTAGTTAGTGTTCTGTTTAAGAAGAGAATACTAAGGAGGGTTTTGCTTTAATCCGATGCAGCCACTGGAGAACAAGGGGAACGAGGAGGCTAATTCGAtggagaaaaaaattgttttggagGAAACTGTGGATGTGGTGAAAGATAAACCGGACCTGACGGTTGCAGAGGAGGAGAAGAGTGTTCAGACTCCTGCTGGTGAACCGGAGAAAGAGATACCTGCAGATGTGGAGAAGGCTGCAGCAATTGTGAAAGCAGAGGAGTCTATGGATAAGGAGAAAGATGAAAATGGTGAGGAGAAGGTGGCTGAGCAAGGGGAATTTAAAGAACCAACCCTTGTAAAAGAGGGCGTTGCAGAGGTTAATGTTCAAGCAGAAGATGAAAATGGCGAGGAGAAGGTAGCTGAACAAGTGGGGCTTAAAGAACCAACCCTTGTGAAAGAGAGTGTTGAAGAAGTTAAGATTGAAAATGTTGGTGTGGAGAAAGCAGAAGAGAAGCGAGCCGTGGAGAGTGTGGTTGAAGAAGAGCCCAAGGgtaaggaggaggagaagatggTTGATGTTTCTGAATCAACAGATGAAGCAGGAAGCAAACAGGTGGAACCAGTTGATGTTCAACATCCTAGAGAAGTATCTGCGGAGACTGTAGATGTTGAGGTTCTTGAAGTTGAGCCAAAACCAGACACTTCTGAATCTGGTTCTGCTTTGTGCCCTGAGGAAATTGTACCAATAAACCAAGATTCAGACACTGCTCCCAAAAAGGAAACTGAAGAAGACGCTTCTTCTCTTTCTGATGTCATTGAGAAGGCCATTACTGAAGAGAATCATGTCGTTGATGAACCATCAAAGGATGAAAAAGCTTCTGAATCTGTTTCTGCTTTGTGCCCTGAGAGAGTTGTACCGTCAAATCAAGATTCAGACACATCTCTCGAAAAGGAAGCTGAAGGAGACGTTTCTTGTCCTCCTGATGTCATCGAGAAGGCCAAAACTGAAGAGAAGGATGTGGTGGAAGAACCATCAAAGGATGAAAAAGAGAAAGTGAGTGAAGAAGCCAAAGATGTTGTAACTAAACTAGCTACAGAAGATGAGAACatcaagaaagaaaatgatACAGAATCAACAGAAGTAAACAAACAAGAGGAATCAATTACAGAGAAAATAGCAGAGGTTGTAGAAGCAGAAACTGTTGCTAAAGAGAGCGATGAGCCAAAACAAGAACCAGAAATCACAACGGAAGAAGTTTCTGTCAAGCAAAAACATTCAAACAGCATTATGTCAAAGGTGAAGCAGTCTCTTGTTAGGGCAAAGAAAGCAATCATTGGGAAGTCTCCAAGCTCTAAGACTATCACAACTGAAGAAACCAAAGAAGAGGTCAAAGCCAAGTGATAGGTTTCTTGAAGTctttcaagtattttaattttttttttgttggtttctgTTTCGTGTGGGAGAAGAAAGCAGaacattctttttctttgttgtatGGCTTTGTGTGGCTTATAACTTGTATCTGTAATCATACAAAGGTTTTGCTTTGTGTTATGGACGTGTGTTGAGATAATGAGATGTAGgtcaaagaaaacaagaaaaagaagatgtgTTCGACTTAAGACAATCCAGACGTCTAATTCATCAGCGATCCAAAATGGGCCGTCATGGGCTTATACTAACTGCAGTAAAGGTCCAGAAAGTACGTAAGAGTGGACCCAGATGCCTCCGGACCAACGTCGGTCGGAAGGATAAGAACAAATcgcttttttttcttaatcaagaTATTACCACCTACTGTATTTtataacaagaaagaaaaaagagaggaaCCATTTTGATTAGGACATCATTTTTAAAGTAGATCTAGACATCTaatagtgtgtgtgtgtgtgtggtgcAATTTTATGCCACGGCCCACGGCTATGCGTTGGTGTCGGccacaatatttttataatcaaataaaaactaAGAATATTAAGTTAATAATTGTGATTTTATGAAAGTATTGAGTGTGAAGAAAGCAACTTTAGGAAGAAAGAACATATGCTATTATGCTGACAGAGTAGAATGATCCACACCGAGTCACCAAGGATCTCAAAACTTTCTTGCTTTTGCTCCAAATATTGTTCATGTAGGCTAAGCTTTGCTGTCATAAGTTTAGAGTCATACTAAATAATAATATGCAGGTATTGCGTATATATCTACATCCAGCCATGCATCTATATTGATACCCATACGATACAGCGAATACAAACTGGGAATTGAACACACCAAAGGAGTGTAAAGTAATCAAGCATATATGCCAATATTTATGGAGCATGGTCTTGGCACGTGAGAGGACCGCCGGAAAATGTGTTGACAGAACTGAAGGCATGTGCATTGTCCACGTGGTATGTTCCTGTGAGAGTTATATGTGTGAGTAGGTGTGAGAGTTATATGTATGGGCATACCTCTCACCGACCAATACGGCGGAGATTGTCCCGGCCCACATTCGTATTCCGACAACAATATGGTTTGATAGTATATGTTAAGGttataaaacttataattgGTTGTGTTTGTGCTACGTGTACCTTGTGGGCTAAGCCACTTAAGTTTCTGACAAGTTCCATGAAGTTTAGTCAAATTTGAGCTTTTCACTTGGTCCTATAATCCTTAAccaaataacttttttttcttttgtgaacAAAAAATTCAACTAGTAAGTTAATTCTTGGTTAAACATTAGTCGAACACGCTTATCTACATCCATGGACATTTATTTACTTCCACATCATCTtcaatttaaatgatatatccTATAAATGATTTTACGGTTCAGAACTGATAAATCTGAGGATATTAATTTGTATTATCACATGAAAGAGTAATGTAATGTATTATTAATGTGAATCAACTCAAACATCTTTATGcaattttaatttgaatattaacAGATATACTGTTTAATCTCATTAGTAATTTTGATCATTTAGATTGAATCAAAACATATAGTAAAACTAGAATTAGAAGAAAAacttattaataaaaactatataggtctgtgttaaaaaaaacaataaaggtcatgaaatatttaagttattaatttgagagttagttttaattaatttttgtgaaATATTATTGTTGGATATCTCTTTACCACACAGAGCAAGGATAAACAAggttaaccaaaacaaaaaatatttttgtatccTTAACTATATAATGGTTTCAAGATCCAACATTTTCCTTTTCacttttaatatttcataactaatttttatatattataatgactttgtctaataaaatttaatacgctgctttattagttaataattattattttatgttcaaattaataaacttagtctctatttatagagaattgaaaataatatattcctATTAAAAATATCTAGCCATTTTGCATCACAAAAATCATTTAGCTTATAGTAAacattttaatgaaaaataattagaagaatataaaaatatcaaaaacttaaaaaaataacattcctTGTAGGTGGTTTTTACTTTCAACATATTAGATATTCTACACAGATTTCacttttaacatatttattgTAATGCTTATCTGTTGATATTCAACATTCCTTTCCAGTTGTACATACTCTATTGTAGTGATTATCTGTTGATATTCAACATTCCATTTCAGTTGTACATactctaaataaaatataagaacaaGTACGCACCACGTGGCTTGGCTCATAAAGTATGGTCTATATATAGCGAGAAGATGTCAAAGAATCCAAAATCATCCAGAGTAGTTATCTTACAACTTAGTAGCTCAGCTTTAAGAAATTCCAAGAGCTTCAAAATGGGCACAGCCACTTTCGTAGAGATCCTTCTTGCTATCCTCTTGCCTCCTCTCGGCGTCTTTCTCAAGTTTGGTTGCAATGTATACTTTCTCTTCACTCTGACTACttctgtgattttttttttcatcttataATTACATGTATTATAAAAGTTTGACAAGttattttgttcttttacaGGTTGAGTTTTGGATATGTCTGATATTGACGCTGTTTGGTTATATTCCCGGGATCATCTACGCTCTTTATGCCATCACCAAGGAGTAAGGACTGATTGTTTCTAGCTCCACTGTTCTCTCCTTTTGGTCTCCTTGTAAGCTTTCTCCACTATCTCTCTCCCtgggtatatatttttataattgtataatGCTATATATGTGCATGTGATGACTATAGAACGAGCtttgtttaagttttttttttttgcttaacatTTGGCTTTGTTTAAGTTGAATCATATTTGATTTTATCTATGTTTTAAGGAATCTACTGACCAAGTTTAATTTTacatttgttgttgttgtgtagAGGGAGGGAACATGCGGCTTCACCGTGTTAACTCATTGGGAGTGATTCATCATTTGTTTTATGTTATGAgcaattatatttcattatcgtattttgtattattataatttatgtgaTATGAAAAAAGCCTTTTGAATAGTTGGAAATTGGATCATACCGTCTGactaaaacaataataatgTTGAAATACATGTATCGAAGTTTAGTCAAATTTGAACTTTTCACTTGGTCTTATAATCTTAAAACaaataacttctttttcttttatgaacAAAAATTTCAACTAATAAGTTAATTTTTGG is part of the Raphanus sativus cultivar WK10039 chromosome 5, ASM80110v3, whole genome shotgun sequence genome and harbors:
- the LOC108805140 gene encoding pectin acetylesterase 12 translates to MDKLLLLVGLNVAWLILGTQANEYLDFNVTEIDRIEELEFGFSKYSSNLNPLLVGLTFIRGADSGAVCLDGTLPGYHLHRGHGSGADSWLIQLEGGGWCNNVRTCVYRKKTRRGSSNYMEKELQFTGILSDKAQENPDFFNWNRVKLRYCDGASFSGDGQDEAAQLQFRGERIWRAAIDDLKANGMRYASQALLSGCSAGGLAAILRCDEFRNLFPESTKVKCLSDAGLFLDTADVSGGRTIRNLYNGIVEFQSVKNNLPRMCTNHLDPTSCFFPENLISQMKTPLFIVNAAYDTWQIQSSIAPTSADPSGFWHECRLNHEKCTSGQMRFLQGFRDQMLRVVKGFSMSRQNGLFINSCFAHCQTERQDTWFADDSPVIRKKAVAIAVGDWYFDRAEVKLVDCPYPCDRSCHNLVFR
- the LOC108860096 gene encoding uncharacterized protein LOC108860096; its protein translation is MASDSQTATATTSEKPLENKGNEEANSMEKKIVLEETVDVVKDKPDLTVAEEEKSVQTPAGEPEKEIPADVEKAAAIVKAEESMDKEKDENGEEKVAEQGEFKEPTLVKEGVAEVNVQAEDENGEEKVAEQVGLKEPTLVKESVEEVKIENVGVEKAEEKRAVESVVEEEPKGKEEEKMVDVSESTDEAGSKQVEPVDVQHPREVSAETVDVEVLEVEPKPDTSESGSALCPEEIVPINQDSDTAPKKETEEDASSLSDVIEKAITEENHVVDEPSKDEKASESVSALCPERVVPSNQDSDTSLEKEAEGDVSCPPDVIEKAKTEEKDVVEEPSKDEKEKVSEEAKDVVTKLATEDENIKKENDTESTEVNKQEESITEKIAEVVEAETVAKESDEPKQEPEITTEEVSVKQKHSNSIMSKVKQSLVRAKKAIIGKSPSSKTITTEETKEEVKAK
- the LOC108834980 gene encoding hydrophobic protein RCI2B, giving the protein MGTATFVEILLAILLPPLGVFLKFGCNVEFWICLILTLFGYIPGIIYALYAITKE